Proteins from a genomic interval of Medicago truncatula cultivar Jemalong A17 chromosome 3, MtrunA17r5.0-ANR, whole genome shotgun sequence:
- the LOC112420029 gene encoding putative nuclease HARBI1 has product MPCNEINGHSRKVKKRRCSFYKIYYAAAAIAIYYHMKYLLKQGNRFLYSHGWNWVRETLNTPGESYNMFRMESNAVLKLEKLLVSKGWLHPSNEMTSLEALTMFLWSCAHSETNRNVQNKFGKSGETVSRKFGEVLDSLCLLATEIVKPPDFNFVEIPSKIRDDNRYWPHFEGCIGAIDGTHIPAIVPTEEQIRYIGRKGFPTQNVMLVCNLDMLFTFVVVGWPGTAHDTRILSTTIEEMKDVFPHPPEGKYYLVDAGYPNMKGYLAPYKGERYHIPDFRAGSQGEGVHEVFNHAHSSLRNVIERTIGVWKKIWHILSDMRPFPLMKQQKIIVATTALHNFIRKCGIEDEEFNKCDHIPGYMIDHGEERINHEDMDSFNPRRVQDGGYMDRARNRIAVGLVGNRNR; this is encoded by the exons ATGCCTTGTAATGAAATCAATGGGCATTcaagaaaagttaaaaaaagacGATGctcattttacaaaatatattacGCTGCTGCAgcaattgcaatttattatcaTATGAAGTACTTACTAAAGCAAGGTAATAGATTTCTTTATTCACATGGATGGAATTGGGTTCGAGAAACTCTTAACACTCCAGGCGAAAGTTataacatgtttaggatggaatCTAATGCTGTGCTgaaacttgaaaaattattagttAGTAAGGGATGGTTACATCCATCTAATGAAATGACATCGTTGGAAGCTTTGACTATGTTTCTTTGGAGTTGTGCACATAGTGAGACTAATCGAAATGTCCAAAATAAATTTGGAAAATCAGGAGAGACCGTAAGTAGGAAGTTTGGTGAAGTTCTGGATAGTTTATGTTTATTAGCTACCGAAATTGTCAAACCTCCTGATTTTAACTTTGTAGAAATTCCATCCAAAATTAGAGATGATAATAGGTATTGGCCTCATTTTGAAGGATGCATTGGAGCTATAGATGGAACTCATATTCCTGCCATTGTTCCTACTGAAGAACAAATTCGTTATATTGGTAGAAAAGGATTTCCAACACAAAATGTCATGTTAGTGTGCAACTTAGACATGTTATTTACTTTTGTTGTCGTTGGCTGGCCTGGTACTGCACATGATACACGTATTCTTTCAACTACGATTGAAGAAATGAAAGATGTGTTTCCTCATCCTCCTGAAG gaaaGTACTATCTAGTTGATGCTGGATATCCAAATATGAAAGGGTATCTAGCACCATACAAGGGTGAAAGATATCACATTCCAGATTTTAGAGCAGGAAGTCAAGGAGAAGGCGTACATGAAGTATTCAACCATGCACATTCTTCACTAAGAAATGTAATTGAGCGAACAATTGGGGTTTGGAAGAAAATATGGCATATATTATCTGATATGAGACCATTTCcattgatgaaacaacaaaagatcaTAGTTGCAACAACGGCACTTCATAATTTTATTCGAAAGTGTGGtattgaagatgaagaatttaACAAATGTGACCATATTCCAGGATATATGATTGACCATGGAGAAGAAAGAATCAATCATGAAGACATGGATTCATTTAATCCAAGAAGAGTACAAGATGGAGGCTATATGGACAGAGCTCGAAATCGAATAGCAGTCGGGTTGGTTGGAAATAGAAATCGTTAG
- the LOC120579464 gene encoding spore wall protein 2-like: protein MASDGGCEENEHEIYGDGRERVMASDGGEGRENGIYGEENEHENGGEGSEHVICGEGREHVICGEGMERAMANDGEGRHHEIGGEGMELVMVSDGGGEGNEQEIGGEGKDRGIDGEVMELVMTSDGEERDHEICGEGMELVMVSDGGGEGNEQEIGGEGKDHEIYGEVMERLMASDGEKRDHEIAGEGMELVMVSDGGGEGNETEIGGEGKDHEIYGEVMERVMASDDEGRDHEICGEGMELVMVSDGDGEGNEQEIGGEGKDHEIYGEVMERVMASDGEGRDHEICGEGMELVMVSDGGGEGNEQEIGGEGKDHGIYGKVMERVMASDGEGRDHEIAGEGMELVMVSDGGGEGNEQEIGGSGKAHEIYGEVMERVMASDGEGRDHEIAGEGMELVMVSDGGGEGNEQEIGGEGKDHEIYGEVMERVMASDGEGRDHEICGEGMELVMVSDGGGEGNEQEIGGEGKEQMMVCDGL, encoded by the coding sequence ATGGCAAGTGATGGTGGTTGTGAGGAGAATGAGCATGAGATTTATGGTGACGGGAGGGAGAGGGTGATGGCGAGTGATGGTGGTGAGGGGAGGGAGAATGGGATTTATGGTGAGGAGAATGAGCATGAGAATGGTGGTGAGGGGAGTGAGCATGTGATTTGTGGTGAGGGGAGGGAGCATGTGATTTGTGGTGAGGGGATGGAGCGGGCGATGGCGAATGATGGTGAGGGGAGGCACCATGAGATTGGTGGTGAGGGGATGGAGCTTGTGATGGTGAGTGATGGGGGTGGTGAGGGGAATGAGCAGGAGATTGGTGGTGAGGGGAAGGACCGTGGAATTGATGGTGAGGTGATGGAGCTCGTGATGACGAGTGACGGTGAGGAGAGGGACCATGAGATTTGTGGTGAGGGGATGGAGCTTGTGATGGTGAGTGATGGGGGTGGTGAGGGGAATGAGCAGGAGATTGGTGGTGAGGGGAAGGACCATGAGATTTATGGTGAGGTGATGGAGCGCTTGATGGCAAGTGACGGTGAGAAGAGGGACCATGAGATTGCTGGTGAGGGGATGGAGCTTGTGATGGTGAGTGATGGGGGTGGTGAGGGGAATGAGACGGAGATTGGTGGTGAGGGGAAGGACCATGAGATTTATGGTGAGGTGATGGAGCGGGTGATGGCGAGTGACGATGAGGGGAGGGACCATGAGATTTGTGGTGAAGGGATGGAGCTTGTGATGGTGAGTGATGGGGATGGTGAGGGGAATGAGCAGGAGATTGGTGGTGAGGGGAAGGACCATGAGATTTATGGTGAGGTGATGGAGCGGGTGATGGCGAGTGACGGTGAGGGGAGGGACCATGAGATTTGTGGTGAGGGGATGGAGCTTGTGATGGTGAGTGATGGGGGTGGTGAGGGGAATGAGCAGGAGATTGGTGGTGAGGGGAAGGACCATGGGATTTATGGTAAGGTGATGGAGCGCGTGATGGCGAGTGACGGTGAGGGGAGGGACCATGAGATTGCTGGTGAGGGGATGGAGCTTGTGATGGTGAGTGATGGGGGTGGTGAGGGGAATGAGCAGGAGATTGGTGGTTCGGGGAAGGCCCATGAGATTTATGGTGAGGTGATGGAGCGCGTGATGGCAAGTGACGGTGAGGGGAGGGACCATGAGATTGCTGGTGAGGGGATGGAGCTTGTGATGGTGAGTGATGGGGGTGGTGAGGGGAATGAGCAGGAGATTGGTGGTGAGGGGAAGGACCATGAGATTTATGGTGAGGTGATGGAGCGGGTGATGGCGAGTGACGGTGAGGGGAGGGACCATGAGATTTGTGGTGAGGGGATGGAGCTTGTGATGGTGAGTGATGGGGGTGGTGAGGGGAATGAGCAGGAGATTGGTGGTGAGGGGAAGGAGCAGATGATGGTTTGTGACGGGTTATAA
- the LOC120579465 gene encoding uncharacterized protein: MATPEEAQTMKSQIALLLEQNEALLASVETIQQVQQQEKTDSHHGDLDEPEPQPFSAKIWNAPVPDNFKPPHLPTFDGRGDPSEHVTVFNTRMSVYGVADSLKCKLLAGTFADAALRWYMSLPCFSIMGYQDMIKKFTQQFSGTRHRKVLSTSLFNVRQGPSESLREYLARFNDSTIKVSNPNQEVFVGAFQNGLWAGQFNESIAQKPADSMEEIIARAECYVKGEESNAEKKAREAKERGNSGGERRNHYVPPNRDRGTFKKPYERNQNRYVPEHFTPLNTRPERILKEVFESKIIPPPPFSRARVMGQDKDAWCKYHLVQGHNTDDCVHLKREIEKLLLSGKLRGYAKERRHNERQEDKPNPEQKHTLHTISGGFAGGGESSNSMKKYARQLLNWEIKRVLVDTGSSADVLYFDAFSKMGLSEEQLQPFNGTLSGFTGERVHVRGYVTLKTVFGTGDQQKSIKREEFEVQVIDLDPREDFPQERIEPIEAVKDIIIGPMPHQITKIGTSLSESEEEILVQLLRENVDLFAWAPSNMPGIDIGVACHHLAVRTSVKPVVQRKRKMGEEKRKAVDEEVKKLQEAHFICEIKYPTWLANTVLVKKASGKWRMCVDYTDLNMACPKDSYPLPSIDHLIDNASGYKTLSFMDAYSGYNQIKMDPLDAPKTAFMTNQKNYHYRVMSFGLRNAGATFQRSMDTIFSKQIGRNLEVYIDDLVVKTSEGQSHSDDLKEIFQQIRKFNMRLNPTKCTFGVQAGNFLGFLLTRKGIEANPDKCQAIINMRNPCSIREVQQLTGRLAALSRFLSCSGDKAFAFFATIKKKEAFEWTRECDEAFHNIKHFLTTPPILHRPTKGAVLFLYLSVSENALSSVLVEESDEREKPIYFVSRVLKGAELRYQKIEKLALAVIITARKLRPYFQSHKIVIRTNYPVKQILGKLDLAGRMLSWSVELSEYDIQFAPRNNIKSQVLADFVVEFTSPAQEAAPHVWILSVDGLSNIKGSGAGIILEGPGDLLIEQSLKFDFKASNNQAEYEALIAGMLLAREMGAKNLRARSDSQLMTNQISGEYQTRDQQLSKYLARIQKLATDFHFFEAIHIPRESNSRADLLAKLASTKKPGNNRTVIQEVISAPSTEEKTVFSLNQEPEGWMTPLLKFLTGSFVAKNEEEAQIVRRRVTKFVIIAGKLYRRGRASPLLRCLGEDETELVLLEVHEGVCGSHISGRYLAAKLLRAGYYWPKMAHDCCEFVKKCDKCQRFSHKKNAPANELTSVFSPWPFHKWGVDIVGPFPQAPGQLKFLIVGVDYFTKWVEAEAVSKITGERVVKFYWKKIICRFGLPKYIVTDNGTQFASSKVVNFCKQLGIETKFASVIHPQANGQAESANKMIINGVKKKLEEAKGLWAEQLHEVITIKFDI; encoded by the exons ATGGCAACGCCAGAAGAAGCACAAACGATGAAGAGTCAGATCGCCCTGTTGTTGGAACAGAATGAGGCACTTCTCGCCTCAGTGGAAACTATCCAACAAGTGCAGCAACAAGAAAAGACCGACTCTCATCACGGCGATTTGGATGAACCAGAGCCCCAACCGTTTTCGGCCAAAATATGGAACGCTCCGGTTCCCGATAACTTTAAACCGCCCCACTTACCAACTTTCGATGGAAGGGGCGATCCCTCTGAGCATGTGACCGTCTTCAACACTCGGATGTCTGTCTACGGAGTTGCAGACTCCCTTAAGTGCAAGCTGTTGGCGGGTACCTTTGCTGATGCAGCTTTGCGCTGGTACATGAGCCTTCCTTGTTTCTCCATCATGGGTTACCAAGACATGATAAAGAAATTCACTCAACAGTTCTCCGGAACCCGCCACCGGAAAGTTCTATCAACCAGCTTGTTCAACGTCCGACAGGGACCGAGCGAGTCGCTGAGGGAATACCTCGCCCGCTTCAATGATTCCACAATTAAAGTTTCCAATCCCAACCAAGAAGTCTTTGTTGGCGCTTTTCAGAATGGCTTGTGGGCGGGACAATTTAACGAATCAATCGCCCAGAAACCCGCTGACTCGATGGAAGAGATAATAGCTCGTGCTGAGTGTTACGTAAAGGGGGAAGAAAGCAACGCTGAAAAGAAGGCTAGAGAAGCAAAGGAGAGAGGAAATTCTGGAGGGGAGCGTAGAAACCACTACGTCCCTCCTAACAGGGACAGAGGAACGTTCAAGAAGCCGTATGAAAGAAACCAGAATCGCTACGTTCCCGAGCACTTTACTCCTTTGAATACGCGCCCTGAAAGAATCCTCAAGGAAGTTTTTGAGTCTAAGATCATCCCGCCACCTCCTTTCAGTCGCGCTAGGGTAATGGGTCAAGACAAGGATGCCTGGTGCAAGTACCACTTAGTACAAGGCCATAACACAGATGATTGTGTTCATCTcaaaagagaaattgagaaaCTCTTGCTCAGTGGGAAATTGCGTGGGTACGCTAAGGAGAGACGCCACAATGAAAGACAAGAAGATAAGCCCAATCCTGAGCAAAAGCACACTTTGCACACAATTTCTGGAGGATTTGCTGGAGGAGGGGAATCGAGTAATTCCATGAAAAAATATGCTCGCCAG TTGCTCAACTGGGAAATTAAAAGGGTTCTTGTGGACACTGGTAGCTCAGCTGATGTTTTATATTTCGACGCTTTCTCCAAAATGGGTTTGAGCGAGGAACAACTCCAGCCGTTTAACGGAACCCTCTCGGGTTTTACTGGCGAAAGAGTACACGTGCGCGGATATGTCACTTTGAAGACCGTTTTTGGCACAGGAGACCAACAAAAATCGATCAAG CGCGAGGAGTTCGAAGTTCAGGTTATCGACCTCGATCCTCGTGAAGATTTTCCGCAAGAACGGATAGAGCCTATCGAAGCGGTGAAAGACATCATTATTGGGCCTATGCCGCATCAAATTACTAAGATTGGAACGTCTCTTAGTGAGTCGGAAGAGGAGATTCTGGTACAGCTCTTGAGAGAGAATGTTGATCTGTTCGCTTGGGCGCCTTCTAACATGCCCGGAATTGATATTGGTGTGGCTTGTCATCATTTGGCGGTTAGAACATCTGTCAAGCCAGTAGTTCAAAGGAAGCGGAAGATgggagaagaaaagaggaaagcAGTGGACGAAGAGGTTAAGAAGTTGCAGGAAGCACACTTCATCTGTGAAATAAAATATCCCACCTGGCTCGCCAACACTGTCCTCGTAAAGAAAGCATCAGGAAAGTGgagaatgtgtgttgattatACGGACCTTAATATGGCTTGTCCAAAAGATTCGTATCCCCTCCCAAGCATAGATCACCTAATAGATAACGCGTCCGGCTATAAAACTCTCAGTTTCATGGACGCATATTCTGGctacaatcaaatcaaaatggacCCGTTAGATGCTCCCAAAACCGCCTTCATGACTAATCAGAAGAACTATCATTACCGGGTTATGTCTTTCGGTTTACGAAACGCAGGGGCAACATTTCAACGATCTATGGATACGATATTCAGCAAACAGATCGGGAGGAACCTCGAAGTATATATTGACGACTTGGTGGTAAAAACTTCTGAAGGGCAATCTCATTCAGACGACTTGAAAGAAATTTTCCAGCAGATCAGGAAGTTCAACATGCGCCTCAATCCGACAAAGTGCACATTTGGGGTTCAGGCAGGaaattttttgggttttctCTTAACAAGAAAGGGTATCGAAGCTAATCCGGACAAGTGCCAGGCGATCATTAACATGAGAAACCCATGCAGTATCAGAGAAGTACAACAGTTAACAGGCAGGTTGGCGGCGTTATCAAGATTCCTATCTTGCTCCGGAGATAAAGCATTCGCCTTTTTTGCTACAATCAAAAAGAAGGAAGCGTTTGAATGGACTCGGGAGTGTGATGAAGCTTTTCACAACATCAAGCATTTCCTGACTACACCGCCAATTTTGCATCGCCCAACAAAGGGGGCGGTTTTGTTCTTATATCTTTCGGTCTCTGAAAACGCTTTAAGTTCGGTACTTGTGGAAGAGTCTGACGAACGAGAAAAGCCGATATATTTTGTGAGCAGGGTCCTCAAAGGAGCAGAATTACGTTAccagaaaattgaaaagttagCTTTGGCTGTTATAATAACCGCCAGGAAGTTACGCCCGTACTTTCAAAGTCATAAAATCGTCATCAGAACGAACTACCCAGTGAAACAGATTCTTGGTAAGCTGGATTTGGCAGGAAGAATGTTATCTTGGTCCGTCGAGTTGTCAGAATACGATATTCAGTTTGCCCCTCGAAATAACATTAAGTCTCAAGTGCTAGCAGATTTCGTGGTAGAATTTACTTCGCCAGCTCAAGAAGCCGCCCCTCATGTCTGGATACTATCAGTGGATGGCTTGTCCAACATAAAAGGAAGCGGGGCTGGCATTATCTTGGAAGGTCCGGGCGACTTACTCATAGAGCAGtctttaaaatttgatttcaagGCTAGTAACAATCAGGCAGAGTACGAAGCTCTGATAGCTGGAATGTTATTAGCCCGAGAGATGGGAGCGAAGAATCTCAGAGCTCGAAGCGATTCTCAACTGATGACCAATCAAATTTCTGGGGAATACCAAACCAGAGATCAGCAGCTCTCCAAGTACTTGGCTAGGATACAAAAGTTAGCTACtgattttcatttctttgaaGCCATACACATCCCACGAGAGTCAAACTCACGAGCTGATTTGTTGGCAAAGCTGGCTAGCACAAAAAAACCTGGAAATAATCGAACGGTAATTCAAGAGGTAATCTCTGCTCCTAGTACCGaagaaaaaacagtttttaGTTTAAATCAAGAACCTGAAGGATGGATGACTCCACTGTTGAAGTTTTTGACGGGGTCTTTCGTCGCCAAAAACGAAGAAGAAGCTCAAATAGTTAGAAGGAGGGTGACCAAGTTCGTTATTATCGCCGGAAAACTCTATAGGCGAGGAAGAGCTTCACCATTGCTTAGATGTTTGGGCGAGGATGAGACGGAGTTGGTCCTCTTAGAAGTACATGAGGGGGTATGTGGGAGTCATATTAGCGGGCGATATCTGGCTGCAAAACTATTACGGGCTGGGTATTACTGGCCTAAGATGGCTCACGATTGCTGTGAATTTGTGAAGAAGTGTGACAAATGCCAACGCTTTTCCCATAAAAAGAACGCTCCTGCAAACGAGCTCACATCCGTGTTTTCTCCGTGGCCTTTTCACAAGTGGGGAGTTGACATCGTGGGACCTTTTCCACAGGCACCAGGGCAGTTAAAATTCCTCATCGTGGGCGTggattattttacaaaatgggTCGAAGCAGAAGCGGTATCAAAAATCACAGGGGAGCGAGTAGTGAAGTTTTACTGGAAAAAGATTATCTGCCGTTTTGGTCTCCCAAAATATATTGTGACAGATAATGGGACACAGTTTGCTAGTTCTAAAGTCGTCAATTTTTGTAAGCAGCTGGGAATAGAAACGAAATTCGCCTCGGTCATTCACCCTCAAGCCAATGGTCAAGCAGAATCCGCcaataaaatgataattaacGGCGTCAAAAAGAAGCTGGAGGAAGCTAAGGGACTCTGGGCAGAACAATTGCACGAGGTAATTACTATAAAATTCGACATTTGA